The Paenibacillus sophorae genome has a segment encoding these proteins:
- a CDS encoding ABC transporter permease: MSSRWRQIWPPLVAVILFLALWQLSVSWFHVEKWILPAPIDVWHEAVANASSIEGHTLATLRLTMTGFPIGVAVGLAAAVLLHILPGARRALYPLLILSQNVPIIALGPLLVIWFGFGLLPKVILITLVCFFPVAVAGMGGLAQTDRMMLQFMKMAGATRWQIFSKLELPHALPSLFSGIKISAAYAVTGAVVAELIGSGEGLGYYMQLQKSAYRTDRMFIAIILIVLLSLLLFAAVALLEKWLVRWKPQRDA, translated from the coding sequence GTGAGTTCCAGGTGGAGACAAATCTGGCCGCCCCTTGTGGCGGTCATCTTGTTTTTGGCGCTGTGGCAGCTGTCGGTTTCCTGGTTCCATGTGGAAAAATGGATCTTGCCTGCTCCCATAGATGTATGGCACGAGGCCGTCGCCAACGCGTCCTCCATTGAAGGACACACCCTGGCGACGCTGCGCCTGACTATGACCGGCTTTCCGATTGGGGTCGCCGTCGGCCTTGCCGCCGCCGTGCTGCTGCATATCCTGCCCGGAGCGAGGCGCGCGCTGTACCCGCTGCTTATCTTAAGCCAGAATGTGCCGATTATCGCGCTCGGCCCGCTGCTGGTGATCTGGTTCGGCTTCGGCCTGCTGCCAAAGGTTATTCTCATTACACTTGTGTGTTTCTTTCCCGTGGCGGTCGCTGGGATGGGCGGACTCGCCCAAACCGACCGCATGATGCTTCAATTTATGAAGATGGCCGGAGCGACAAGGTGGCAAATCTTCTCCAAGCTGGAGCTGCCTCATGCGCTGCCCTCCCTGTTCTCCGGTATAAAAATATCCGCTGCTTACGCCGTTACAGGCGCCGTCGTAGCGGAGCTTATCGGCTCGGGCGAAGGGCTCGGCTATTATATGCAGCTGCAGAAATCGGCTTACCGCACAGACCGGATGTTTATTGCCATTATCCTTATTGTACTGCTTAGTCTGCTGCTGTTCGCCGCTGTCGCCCTGCTGGAGAAATGGCTGGTCCGCTGGAAGCCGCAGCGGGACGCATAG
- a CDS encoding response regulator transcription factor: MSGTLLYIEDDPQIAGPVARDLKDRGYAVRWLQSGERAVEEADGCQLVILDVMLPGLDGFTVGQRLKKIFPDIPILMLSARTSIDDKLQGLGFADDYLTKPFHPDELAARIGVLLRRAGSISSSPLSLGHLTVYEEENRIVLAESGEEIPLTGKQFQIFFYLLRHLGQIMTKEQIYEAVWGEPYMEGDKTLMVHIRYLREKLEKDPAMPEIIETVRGIGYRVKA, encoded by the coding sequence ATGAGCGGCACTTTGCTGTATATCGAGGACGATCCGCAAATTGCCGGTCCCGTCGCCAGAGATCTGAAGGATCGCGGCTATGCCGTCCGTTGGCTGCAGAGTGGAGAACGGGCCGTGGAAGAGGCGGATGGCTGCCAGTTGGTTATTCTGGATGTCATGCTGCCGGGATTGGACGGATTCACGGTGGGCCAGCGATTAAAGAAGATTTTTCCTGACATTCCCATTCTGATGCTCTCAGCGAGAACGTCCATCGACGACAAGCTTCAGGGTCTGGGGTTCGCCGATGATTATTTGACCAAACCGTTTCATCCGGATGAGCTTGCCGCGAGAATCGGGGTTTTGCTGCGGCGTGCGGGCAGCATTTCATCTTCGCCGCTTTCACTGGGGCATCTAACCGTCTATGAAGAGGAGAACCGGATTGTTCTGGCGGAGAGCGGGGAAGAAATACCGCTGACGGGCAAGCAGTTTCAGATTTTCTTTTACCTCTTGCGCCACCTCGGCCAGATTATGACCAAAGAACAAATTTATGAAGCGGTCTGGGGGGAGCCCTATATGGAAGGGGACAAGACCCTGATGGTACATATCCGTTATTTGCGCGAAAAGCTGGAGAAAGACCCTGCAATGCCGGAAATTATTGAGACGGTCCGGGGCATCGGATACAGGGTCAAGGCATGA
- a CDS encoding response regulator transcription factor: MIRICIAEDQLLLRGAMASLLDLEDDLEVVGQAGDGAEALSLIDRLQPDVCLMDIEMPRKSGLEVAELLKERGADCKVIILTTFARPGYFERAVKAGVQGYLLKDEPADKLAEAIRRVMNGRREVSPELIFGSLREENPLTPRERDILKLAGGGQTANEIAASLHLSYGTVRNYISEILNKLEVKSRIEAVRLAEEKGWI, encoded by the coding sequence GTGATACGAATTTGCATTGCGGAGGACCAACTGCTGCTGCGCGGGGCTATGGCCTCGCTGCTTGATCTTGAGGACGACCTGGAGGTGGTTGGCCAGGCCGGAGACGGAGCGGAGGCTCTGTCGCTGATTGACCGTCTTCAGCCGGACGTGTGTCTGATGGATATTGAAATGCCGCGAAAAAGCGGCCTGGAGGTTGCCGAACTGCTGAAGGAACGGGGGGCAGACTGCAAGGTCATAATTCTGACCACCTTTGCCAGACCCGGATATTTCGAACGGGCGGTCAAAGCGGGAGTGCAGGGCTATCTGCTCAAGGATGAGCCGGCGGACAAACTTGCGGAAGCCATCCGCCGCGTGATGAACGGGCGGCGGGAGGTATCGCCGGAGCTGATCTTCGGCAGTCTGCGGGAAGAGAATCCCTTGACGCCGCGCGAACGGGACATTCTGAAGCTTGCTGGCGGCGGACAGACGGCGAATGAGATTGCGGCTTCCTTGCATCTGTCCTACGGAACGGTCCGCAATTATATTTCGGAGATTCTGAACAAGCTGGAGGTCAAGAGCCGGATCGAGGCGGTGCGGCTGGCCGAGGAGAAAGGCTGGATATAA
- a CDS encoding sensor histidine kinase has product MIRRNRTRGRLPGFRQSLLSRYMLIIAAAVMFLPVILTLNIILVSLSSHWFEIRRDDRTKAELELYSSTANLENRWHEAARLLAGKSPREIDTRIRELGGSYQYASMFWVDGTGVTRLSLPAQKKARGSASDKETSVPGTWTVSSAIAFMKESINRDPLTIVAFIGDRSDAGEGFMAMMVPRSVLRKDASNFPTLGYVAVLLVLFIGFAAVSWLFFARIRRRLLRLQTAMTLDGRDGLPAAIPKGKPDEVGLLEEAFNTMVAELKDSRRREREEEELRKRLIADLSHDLRTPLTVVRSHLFEVGKEPLSLQGRESLNLMDERIAGLGVLIDNLLSYNLLASGRVKLSPERKDILRLLRESAAAWYPIWIKEGMEVDIELEGEPLYWEVDEIWFRRVLDNLHQNIVRHAKGGGYVGIAAEDRNGTRTVVIRDRGRGLGEDSPVKGAGLGLAIVDMLLSRMELAWTADSTPEGTSVFIFPKERNNLNKT; this is encoded by the coding sequence ATGATAAGAAGGAACAGAACCCGAGGACGTCTTCCTGGATTCCGCCAATCGCTGTTGTCGCGGTACATGCTGATTATCGCGGCAGCCGTGATGTTCTTGCCCGTTATCCTTACTCTTAATATCATCTTAGTTTCCCTTTCCAGCCACTGGTTTGAGATACGGCGAGACGACAGAACGAAGGCCGAGCTGGAGCTCTACTCCAGCACTGCCAACTTGGAGAATAGATGGCATGAAGCGGCTCGTCTGCTTGCGGGCAAATCTCCCCGGGAGATTGACACGCGCATAAGGGAACTGGGCGGGAGTTACCAATACGCTTCTATGTTCTGGGTGGACGGAACCGGGGTCACCCGGCTGTCGCTTCCTGCGCAGAAGAAGGCGCGCGGGAGCGCCTCCGACAAGGAGACCTCCGTCCCGGGGACATGGACGGTTTCTTCGGCGATCGCCTTTATGAAAGAAAGCATCAATCGTGATCCGCTGACTATTGTCGCTTTTATCGGCGACCGTTCCGATGCCGGCGAAGGCTTCATGGCCATGATGGTTCCGAGGTCCGTGCTGCGGAAAGACGCAAGCAATTTTCCGACTTTGGGGTATGTTGCGGTACTACTCGTCCTGTTCATCGGGTTCGCGGCGGTATCCTGGCTGTTCTTCGCCAGAATCCGCAGACGGCTGCTGCGGCTGCAAACCGCGATGACCCTTGACGGCAGGGACGGCCTCCCGGCAGCGATACCAAAGGGCAAGCCCGATGAGGTGGGTCTGCTGGAGGAGGCATTCAATACGATGGTTGCGGAGCTTAAGGACAGCCGGCGCAGAGAGCGGGAGGAAGAGGAGCTGCGCAAGCGGCTGATCGCCGATCTGTCCCACGATCTGCGCACGCCGCTTACGGTTGTGCGCAGTCATTTGTTCGAGGTCGGCAAGGAACCGCTGTCCTTGCAGGGAAGAGAATCGCTCAATCTGATGGATGAGCGCATCGCCGGCCTTGGCGTTCTGATCGACAACCTGCTAAGTTATAATCTGCTTGCAAGCGGCAGGGTGAAGCTGTCGCCGGAGCGCAAGGATATTCTCAGGCTGCTTCGGGAAAGCGCTGCGGCGTGGTACCCGATATGGATCAAGGAAGGCATGGAGGTTGATATCGAACTGGAGGGTGAGCCCTTGTACTGGGAGGTCGATGAGATCTGGTTCAGGCGTGTGCTGGACAATCTGCATCAGAACATCGTGCGCCATGCCAAGGGCGGCGGTTATGTCGGGATTGCCGCCGAGGACCGCAATGGCACACGCACTGTGGTCATTCGTGACCGCGGAAGGGGCTTAGGCGAAGATTCTCCGGTGAAAGGAGCGGGGCTCGGACTCGCTATTGTCGATATGCTGCTGTCCCGCATGGAGCTTGCCTGGACGGCTGACAGCACTCCCGAAGGAACCTCGGTCTTCATTTTTCCGAAAGAGCGGAACAATTTAAACAAAACTTAA
- a CDS encoding EAL domain-containing protein has product MNCIHCSPIEPIEDKGILKIRRASPSLASAVQASGFILKSFREEVCEISYSTREQLLNVMKLIESAKEAALLTISIIGTGAASELERWMSLSQLQVRFSNHSLIDIIANKEFCSYLQPIVDSSEKIVGFEFLLRPLQQGTPFQPHILFEVARESGFHSFLDRAARISAIESSAKLLPHGIKRFINFLPSSIYDPQYCLTHTFEAIEQQGLRPEDFVFEVVETEEIEDISHLTYIFAECRSHGAFVALDDVGAGYSTVEVMSSLKPDYVKIDRGLISFCDQDAGKQQAVKEIMERAGEFGGIVLAEGIERREEFQFCRELGIPLAQGYLFGKPAQAPPRHFLMQTEFVNME; this is encoded by the coding sequence ATGAACTGTATTCATTGTTCCCCTATTGAACCAATTGAAGACAAGGGAATCCTAAAAATTCGGCGCGCATCTCCTTCACTTGCATCCGCTGTTCAAGCGTCCGGTTTTATACTTAAATCTTTTCGGGAAGAGGTATGCGAGATTTCTTACAGCACCCGGGAACAGCTGCTGAATGTGATGAAGCTGATCGAGTCCGCGAAGGAAGCGGCGCTTCTGACCATATCCATAATCGGAACAGGAGCCGCAAGTGAGTTGGAACGGTGGATGTCGCTCTCCCAGCTTCAGGTCCGCTTTAGCAATCATTCACTCATCGATATTATCGCCAATAAAGAATTTTGCAGCTATTTGCAGCCGATTGTCGATTCTTCCGAGAAGATTGTCGGCTTTGAGTTTTTGCTGCGGCCGCTGCAGCAAGGCACGCCGTTTCAGCCGCATATACTGTTTGAGGTGGCAAGAGAAAGCGGATTTCATTCCTTTTTGGACCGGGCCGCGCGCATCTCCGCCATCGAATCCAGCGCCAAGCTGCTGCCTCACGGAATTAAACGGTTCATCAATTTTCTGCCCTCTTCCATTTATGACCCCCAATACTGTCTGACCCATACATTTGAGGCGATCGAGCAGCAGGGCCTAAGGCCGGAGGATTTTGTGTTTGAGGTGGTGGAAACGGAAGAAATCGAAGATATTTCGCATCTCACCTATATATTTGCCGAGTGCCGAAGCCATGGCGCTTTTGTTGCGCTCGACGACGTCGGCGCGGGCTACTCCACGGTGGAGGTGATGTCCAGCCTAAAGCCGGATTATGTGAAGATTGACCGGGGGCTGATCAGCTTTTGCGATCAGGATGCCGGCAAGCAGCAAGCCGTTAAGGAGATTATGGAGAGAGCCGGAGAGTTTGGCGGAATAGTGCTGGCCGAAGGAATCGAGCGGCGGGAGGAATTTCAGTTCTGCCGGGAGCTCGGTATTCCTTTGGCGCAGGGCTACCTGTTCGGCAAGCCTGCGCAGGCGCCGCCAAGGCATTTTCTCATGCAGACGGAATTTGTTAATATGGAATAA
- a CDS encoding sensor histidine kinase, with translation MAVNAAERKKFELFPARLGFYPYIWLIYLVIPIGYLQQFSGIKLAVGYALIALFALTYRQLYVAGRGWRFTAWITVQLLLMVALSLFFNPYDLYLGFFTANFIARYENVRRFRAAMLLFAAAEILPLLYLVHEMDKSNAVMLLPFLVIMLLSPLGIRSLTRKQQLEKELDKANERIREMVKREERMRIARDLHDTLGHTLSLITLKSQLVEKLALKDAERAQAEAAEIRRISRAALRQVRELVSEMRAVKVAEELAEAAEMLRAAEISLEIRGDASLEGVPDLTQNILSLCIKEAVTNIVRHSGADRCRILLETADGKVRLTVEDNGRGAVRGTEGIPAPAKDGASGLQTVPAGGEESGPAGIFPGGAGNGLKGMAERLSLIDGSLTVAASQGEGTVLQVSIPLIVKEGKEGETA, from the coding sequence ATGGCGGTTAATGCGGCAGAACGCAAAAAGTTCGAACTGTTCCCCGCGAGACTCGGGTTCTATCCTTATATCTGGCTGATTTATTTGGTTATCCCGATTGGCTATCTTCAGCAGTTCAGCGGCATCAAGCTTGCCGTGGGCTATGCGCTGATTGCGCTGTTTGCCTTAACGTACCGCCAATTGTATGTGGCCGGACGCGGCTGGCGGTTTACGGCCTGGATTACGGTCCAGCTGCTGCTGATGGTCGCGCTCAGTCTGTTCTTCAATCCCTATGATTTGTATTTGGGCTTCTTTACGGCCAATTTTATCGCCAGGTATGAAAATGTGCGGAGATTCAGGGCGGCGATGCTCCTGTTTGCCGCGGCCGAAATTCTGCCTCTGCTGTATTTGGTTCATGAGATGGATAAATCGAATGCCGTTATGCTGCTGCCCTTCCTCGTCATCATGCTGCTTTCTCCCCTGGGGATACGCTCCCTGACCCGGAAGCAGCAGTTGGAGAAGGAGCTGGATAAGGCTAACGAGCGCATCAGGGAAATGGTCAAGCGTGAGGAGCGGATGCGGATTGCCCGCGATCTGCATGATACGCTTGGGCATACACTGTCGCTCATCACACTGAAAAGCCAGCTCGTCGAGAAGCTGGCGCTCAAGGATGCGGAGCGGGCGCAGGCGGAAGCGGCTGAAATCCGCCGGATCTCCCGGGCCGCTCTGCGGCAGGTGCGAGAGCTGGTGTCGGAGATGCGGGCCGTGAAGGTGGCGGAGGAGCTGGCGGAAGCCGCCGAAATGCTGCGTGCCGCGGAGATCTCCCTGGAAATCCGGGGAGACGCCTCCCTGGAGGGCGTCCCGGACTTGACGCAGAACATCCTAAGTCTCTGCATTAAGGAAGCCGTGACCAATATTGTGAGGCACAGCGGCGCGGACCGGTGCCGGATCTTGCTGGAGACAGCGGACGGAAAGGTGCGGCTGACGGTGGAGGATAACGGAAGAGGAGCCGTCCGGGGAACGGAAGGCATTCCGGCTCCGGCGAAAGATGGCGCGAGCGGCCTGCAGACCGTTCCTGCGGGCGGGGAAGAGAGCGGCCCGGCGGGCATCTTTCCTGGGGGAGCGGGCAACGGCCTGAAAGGGATGGCCGAAAGGCTGTCCCTGATCGACGGGAGCCTGACTGTCGCCGCAAGCCAAGGGGAAGGCACAGTTCTGCAAGTGTCGATCCCGCTTATCGTGAAAGAAGGAAAGGAAGGCGAAACGGCGTGA
- a CDS encoding ABC transporter ATP-binding protein, which yields MEVSGISKSFSQRGRGIPVLEQVSLTVKRQEFVSIVGPSGCGKSTLFHIIGGLVKPDAGTVRMNGAPVTGQRGSVSYMPQQPALFPWRSIEDNVILSRELRGAARSEVREEARRWIAKAGLGGFEKAYPHMLSGGMQQRAAFLRALLAPQELMLLDEPFSALDALTRSEMQRWLLELWEENRRSVLFITHSIEEALLLSSRIYVFSGRPGTILHTVDVPFPRPRREEMTENPEFLRLKRQLSGWMREEQAKSGALR from the coding sequence CTGGAGGTCTCAGGTATCTCCAAATCATTCTCCCAGCGAGGGCGGGGCATTCCGGTGCTGGAGCAGGTGTCGCTGACGGTGAAACGGCAGGAGTTCGTATCCATCGTTGGCCCATCAGGTTGCGGCAAAAGCACGCTCTTCCACATTATCGGCGGACTGGTCAAGCCGGATGCGGGCACCGTGCGCATGAATGGCGCTCCGGTTACCGGGCAGCGGGGCAGCGTCAGCTACATGCCGCAGCAGCCGGCGCTGTTTCCTTGGCGCAGCATCGAGGATAACGTGATTCTCTCCCGCGAGCTGAGGGGCGCAGCCCGAAGCGAGGTTCGCGAGGAAGCGCGGCGCTGGATCGCGAAGGCGGGGCTCGGCGGATTCGAGAAGGCGTATCCGCATATGCTGTCCGGCGGCATGCAGCAGCGCGCCGCCTTCCTGCGCGCGCTGCTCGCGCCCCAGGAGCTGATGCTCCTGGATGAGCCGTTCAGCGCGCTCGACGCCCTCACCCGCAGCGAGATGCAGCGCTGGCTGCTGGAGCTGTGGGAGGAGAACCGCCGCTCCGTGCTGTTCATCACGCACAGCATTGAAGAGGCGCTGCTGCTCTCCAGCCGCATCTATGTGTTCTCGGGACGGCCGGGGACCATACTGCACACCGTTGATGTGCCTTTTCCCCGGCCGCGCCGGGAGGAAATGACGGAGAATCCCGAGTTTTTGCGGCTGAAACGCCAGCTGTCGGGGTGGATGCGTGAGGAACAGGCCAAGAGCGGCGCGCTCCGCTGA
- a CDS encoding ABC transporter ATP-binding protein, protein MLVTEVKRDMETVIQTTELVKKYRGRMAVDHLDLSIGKGEIYGFLGPNGAGKTTTIRMLLGLIAPTEGRVEIFGKDLRKERLDILRRVGSLVESPSYYGHLSAVENLEAIRRILGVPKRRIAEVLDIVSLTGEEKRPVKGFSLGMKQRLGIAAALLGSPELLILDEPTNGLDPSGIQEIRSLIMSLPQEHGITVLVSSHLLSEIEQMAGTVGIIRQGRMIYQDTITHLRQRSAGEMRLVVSEPEAALEEACRRGYDGMLRTGELRFSGMNDAQVALLVKALVEQGHAIYRVEEQRQSLEEFFLQVVEREGL, encoded by the coding sequence ATGCTGGTTACCGAGGTGAAGAGAGACATGGAAACGGTTATTCAAACGACGGAACTGGTGAAAAAATACCGCGGCCGGATGGCGGTGGATCATCTGGATCTGAGCATCGGGAAAGGCGAGATTTACGGGTTTCTCGGGCCGAACGGCGCGGGCAAGACGACGACGATCCGTATGCTGCTCGGTCTGATCGCGCCGACGGAGGGGCGCGTCGAAATCTTCGGCAAAGATCTCCGAAAGGAGAGACTGGATATTCTGCGGAGAGTCGGCTCGCTTGTCGAATCGCCTTCCTACTACGGCCATTTGTCGGCAGTGGAGAACCTGGAGGCGATCCGCCGCATTCTCGGCGTGCCGAAACGCCGCATCGCCGAGGTGCTGGATATCGTCTCCCTGACCGGAGAAGAGAAGCGTCCGGTCAAGGGATTCTCGCTCGGCATGAAGCAGCGGCTCGGCATCGCCGCCGCGCTGCTCGGCAGCCCCGAGCTGCTCATTCTGGATGAGCCGACGAACGGGCTCGACCCGTCCGGCATTCAGGAGATCCGCAGCCTGATCATGTCGCTGCCGCAGGAGCACGGCATTACCGTGCTCGTATCCAGCCATCTGCTGAGCGAAATCGAGCAGATGGCGGGAACGGTCGGCATCATCCGACAAGGCCGGATGATCTACCAGGACACGATTACCCATCTCCGCCAGCGTTCGGCGGGAGAGATGCGGCTGGTCGTGTCGGAGCCGGAGGCCGCCTTGGAGGAAGCTTGCCGCAGAGGATATGACGGCATGCTGCGCACAGGCGAACTCCGCTTCTCCGGAATGAACGATGCGCAGGTCGCCTTGCTGGTCAAGGCTCTGGTAGAGCAAGGACACGCCATATACCGTGTGGAGGAGCAGCGGCAGTCTCTTGAGGAATTCTTTCTGCAGGTTGTGGAAAGGGAGGGGCTGTGA
- a CDS encoding ABC transporter permease: MKLIGKQCKAEMLRIIRNPYYVFWSLAMPILFYFIFTRVVSTGSGDKGEWQAHYLMSMTAFSVIGSAIMTLGIRLVQERARGWATFMKLTPLPGPVYFFGQMFGQSVMHLFSILCIFTAGYLINGVSLSLGQWLLCGLWLLVGSLPFLAIGTLVGAMKRMDTASGVSNAVYMVLAVAGGMWMPLEILPKTMQRIGRWLPSYNYGSGAWNIAGGHAPEWRNVLILLGYLLLFMVISTYIRKKQETV; this comes from the coding sequence ATGAAGCTAATCGGAAAACAGTGCAAAGCGGAAATGCTTCGGATTATCCGCAATCCTTATTATGTGTTCTGGTCCTTGGCGATGCCGATCCTGTTTTATTTCATCTTTACGAGAGTTGTCAGTACGGGCAGCGGGGACAAAGGGGAATGGCAGGCGCATTATCTTATGTCGATGACGGCGTTCAGCGTGATAGGCTCGGCGATTATGACGCTCGGCATACGGCTTGTGCAGGAGCGGGCTAGGGGCTGGGCGACTTTCATGAAGCTAACTCCGCTGCCGGGCCCGGTCTATTTCTTCGGTCAAATGTTCGGTCAGAGTGTCATGCATCTGTTCTCGATCCTGTGCATTTTTACGGCGGGGTATCTGATCAATGGAGTGTCTCTGAGCTTGGGTCAATGGCTGCTCTGCGGCTTGTGGCTGCTGGTGGGATCTCTTCCCTTTCTGGCTATCGGCACGCTGGTAGGCGCGATGAAACGTATGGACACAGCAAGCGGCGTCAGCAACGCAGTCTATATGGTTCTTGCGGTGGCGGGTGGAATGTGGATGCCGCTTGAAATCCTGCCGAAGACGATGCAGCGGATCGGACGTTGGCTCCCTTCCTACAATTACGGCAGCGGCGCCTGGAATATCGCGGGCGGGCACGCGCCGGAATGGAGAAATGTGCTGATTCTACTGGGCTATCTGCTTCTGTTTATGGTAATATCCACCTATATTCGAAAAAAACAGGAAACGGTGTGA
- a CDS encoding ABC transporter substrate-binding protein, with product MGVKKWLSLCLTCLFILTAAGCGGNNSGGNAGGAQGTPASASPEASASAQSSPKAATPVKVALDWTPNTNHTGLYVAKELGYYAEEGLDVDIVQPGSAGADTMVTSGEAAFGVGAQDSLTLARIQGVPLVSIAAIIQHNTSGFAAPVDRGIKSPKNFEGKTYGGWGSPVEEASMKAIMDPVGGDVKKVKQVTIGEADYFTAVKRDIDFAWIFYAWTGIEAKLRGEPLDMLYLKDYAPQLDYYTPVLTTSEKEIAENPEVVKAFLKATSRGYQYAIDHPKEAADILIKAVPDLDAKLVQASQEWLSPKYKDDAARWGEQKTAVWKNYADWMYGLKLLDKPLEADKAFTNEFLPDGQ from the coding sequence ATGGGAGTCAAAAAATGGTTATCACTGTGCCTAACCTGCCTGTTCATACTGACAGCGGCGGGATGCGGCGGCAATAATTCGGGAGGAAACGCGGGCGGCGCTCAGGGAACCCCTGCTTCCGCTTCGCCGGAGGCATCCGCTTCCGCCCAAAGCTCGCCCAAAGCGGCGACGCCGGTAAAGGTCGCGCTCGACTGGACGCCGAACACGAATCACACCGGACTGTATGTCGCCAAAGAGCTCGGCTACTACGCGGAGGAGGGCCTTGATGTAGATATTGTGCAGCCGGGATCGGCGGGCGCAGATACGATGGTCACCTCGGGAGAAGCCGCCTTCGGCGTCGGCGCACAGGACAGTCTGACGCTGGCACGTATTCAGGGCGTCCCACTCGTGTCCATCGCGGCGATTATCCAGCATAACACATCCGGCTTCGCGGCTCCGGTCGACCGGGGCATCAAGTCGCCGAAGAATTTCGAAGGCAAAACTTACGGCGGCTGGGGATCGCCGGTCGAAGAAGCTTCCATGAAGGCCATTATGGACCCGGTCGGCGGCGACGTGAAGAAGGTCAAGCAGGTCACCATCGGCGAAGCGGACTATTTTACGGCTGTTAAGCGTGACATTGACTTTGCCTGGATCTTCTACGCTTGGACCGGTATTGAAGCGAAGCTGCGCGGCGAGCCGCTGGATATGCTGTATTTGAAGGATTACGCGCCGCAGCTCGATTACTACACGCCGGTGCTGACGACAAGCGAGAAAGAGATCGCCGAGAATCCAGAGGTGGTCAAAGCCTTTTTGAAGGCAACGTCTAGGGGTTATCAATATGCGATCGACCATCCGAAGGAGGCTGCCGATATTCTGATCAAGGCGGTTCCCGATCTTGACGCGAAGCTCGTTCAGGCCAGCCAGGAATGGCTCAGCCCGAAATACAAGGACGACGCCGCCCGGTGGGGTGAGCAGAAGACCGCTGTATGGAAAAATTACGCCGACTGGATGTACGGGCTGAAGCTGCTGGACAAACCGCTGGAGGCCGACAAGGCGTTTACCAACGAATTTTTGCCGGACGGGCAGTAA
- a CDS encoding thiamine-binding protein: MASTLLSIQVIPKTPGGEDVIPYVDKAIEVIQRSGVKHQVNALETTMEGELADLLEIVREMQEALIEAGCPSVISQVKIAHNPGGISMDKLTEKYRP; encoded by the coding sequence ATGGCAAGTACGCTGCTGAGCATTCAAGTGATTCCGAAAACGCCGGGAGGCGAAGACGTAATCCCATACGTGGACAAAGCAATTGAAGTGATTCAGCGTTCCGGCGTGAAGCATCAAGTGAATGCGCTGGAGACGACGATGGAAGGCGAGCTCGCCGACCTGCTGGAAATTGTCCGGGAGATGCAGGAGGCGCTAATCGAAGCGGGCTGCCCCAGCGTCATCTCGCAGGTAAAGATCGCCCATAATCCGGGCGGAATCAGCATGGACAAGCTGACGGAGAAATATCGCCCGTGA
- a CDS encoding ABC transporter permease, with product MSRLLAADWLKIRGKGLWLLVLVGPLGVTALQALNFGLRFDYMKQRYAGDLWGGLLDNTVQFVPVALFLGGTLVCSLMSNIEHQTSAWKQLLALPVSRIAVFASKLLLCLLLLAVSCLLLSGFVTALGLIFGFGASEIPVYDILRIGFLSCAAVMPFIALQLWLSLAFRNQALPVSIGVICAIVSPFTTTLSEWLPINWPYLAWSGPHRLYFAGAGLALGLLVLLPGAAHFARKDVS from the coding sequence ATGAGCAGGCTGCTCGCGGCCGATTGGCTGAAAATCCGGGGCAAGGGCCTCTGGCTTCTTGTGCTTGTGGGGCCCCTCGGCGTTACAGCGCTGCAGGCGCTCAATTTCGGCCTCCGCTTCGATTATATGAAGCAGAGATATGCCGGGGACTTATGGGGCGGACTGCTGGATAACACCGTGCAGTTTGTACCTGTGGCACTTTTTCTGGGCGGTACGCTGGTCTGCTCCCTAATGTCCAATATTGAGCACCAGACCAGCGCGTGGAAGCAGCTTCTCGCCCTGCCGGTCTCGCGCATAGCGGTATTCGCATCCAAGCTGCTGCTGTGCCTGCTGCTGCTGGCCGTGTCCTGTCTGCTGCTCTCCGGCTTCGTTACGGCGCTCGGTCTGATTTTCGGCTTCGGGGCTTCCGAAATTCCGGTCTATGACATTCTGCGCATTGGCTTTCTGTCCTGCGCCGCCGTTATGCCCTTTATCGCGCTTCAGCTGTGGCTGTCGCTGGCCTTCCGGAATCAGGCGCTGCCGGTTTCAATCGGCGTGATTTGTGCTATTGTGTCGCCTTTTACGACCACCCTATCGGAATGGCTGCCGATTAACTGGCCGTACCTCGCGTGGAGCGGTCCGCACCGTCTTTATTTTGCAGGGGCGGGACTCGCGCTGGGCCTGCTGGTATTGCTGCCGGGAGCGGCGCATTTCGCAAGGAAGGATGTGAGCTGA